The following nucleotide sequence is from Paracrocinitomix mangrovi.
CATTCTCAATGGAGATTGACCAGGCATTTATTGCTGCGATTCTGACAGTTGTGGGTTACTCAATAAACGATACGGTGGTTGTATTTGACCGTATTCGTGAGTATTTAAAAATTCACCACAAAAAAGACCAAAAAGAAGTAATCAATATGGCATTGAACTCTACTTTAAGTAGAACAATCAATACATCAGTGTCTACATTTATTGTATTGTTGATAATTTTCTTGATGGGTGGAGACGCAATTAAAGGATTCACATTTGCCTTAATGGTAGGCGTAGTCGTAGGTACTTACTCATCTCTATTCATTGCAACGCCTGCTGTAATAGATTTTTCTAAAAGATCTAAAGAAGAAAAGGCAAGCACTGAAGTAGAATAGTGAAATAAATATTAAGTAAATTTGCACCCTGACTTGTTTATCATGTCAGGGTGTTTTTTTATAATTGAATGATGTTACTTTTTTTAAATAGTCTTGGAACCTGGGAAGTATTTTTCATACTTCTTGTAGCTCTTATGCTATTTGGATCAAAAGGAATTCCGGATGTGGTGAAGAATTTAGGGAGAGGAATGAATGAAATCCGCAATGCATCAAATGAAATAAAAAAAGACATTCAAAAGTCGGCATTAGAAATGCGTAAAGACCTAGAACTGGACAAACACCTGCAGGACATTACGAATATGGACAAATTGCTTGAGGACAAACCAAAACAGGTTCATTCAACTCCTCAAAATCAAGAATCTACCGATACCGATCCTGAAACCCAATCTGAAGAACCTAAAGACAAATAAGCATGATGTACCTTTTACTAATATTAGGACTTGTCACTTTAATTGTAGGTGGTGAGTTTTTAGTACGTGGGGCAGTGGGTATTGCCAAAAAAGCACAAGTATCTACGCTTGTGATCGGTATGACTGTTATCTCATTTGGAACATCTGCTCCTGAACTTTTTGTTAGTATTGATGCAGCATTAGATGGTAATCCTGAAATTGCCATAGGAAATGTTGTTGGATCAAATATTGCCAACATTGCTTTAGTATTAGGAATAACTGTATTGATCTTCCCAATCGCAGCCGGAAGAAATAGTAAAATCATTGACTGGCCAATGATGATGCTGGCCACTATTTTATTCTTTGTCTTTTCACTTGATTTGGAAATTCAAACATGGGAAGGAATTGTGTTATTTGGCATTTTGGTGATATTCACTTTTGGCCTCATTAGAAATTCACGGAGAACCATGAAAAAGAACAAGGCAGCTGCTGAAGATGATGACGAAGAAATTTCCAAAGTAAAAGACAAGATTGGTATATCCTTGTTATTCACGCTTGGAGGTTTAGTTGGACTTTACTTTGGTGCTGAATGGTTGGTTGAAGGAGCTATTAAGATTGCAGAATCATTTGGGATGGAGAAAAGAGTTATTGCAGTTACAGTAGTAGCATTTGGAACATCTGTACCTGAATTGGTAACATCAGCTGTGGCAGCATTCAAGAAAGAAACTGATATATCAGTTGGGAATTTAATTGGATCTAACATCTTTAACATCATGGCTGTTATTGGAATTACCTCCATTGTAAAGCCTATTGGAGTTGAAGCTGAAACCATCAATTTTGATATGTGGTGGGTATTAGGAATAGCTTTGGCCTTGCTTCCAATGATGATAATTGGAAAGAAAATCGGTCGATTAAAAGGAGCTATTCTTTTAAGTTCTTATGTTGTTTACATATCTTTATTGGTGATGTCTATTAATTAAGGACAAACCGTGAAGTATATTTTATCTGTAATTTTCTTAGTTTCATTTTATAGTTTCTCTCAAAAGAACTTGTTGAAATTCATTCCTAAGTTTGAATCAGATAGCTTGCACATTTATCCAAGTGCTTATTCCAACTTATTGACATACGCTAAAGACAAACAAACTTTTAGATTTAATGGAGAAGTAATTCCACAATTTGTAGCAAGAGAATTTGGCTTGGATAGTTTGTATAAAGCAAAGGCTTATGTAGGAATAGGAAAATTCAAGTTTGATGCTACTTCAAAATATCAAGGTGTTGTTGTGGGCATTGAATATTCATACGCCTACAGTTCTAAAATCATTTTAGCGGTAATTGATAAAACTACCAACAAGATTGTCTTTAATACAGATTTGGCCTATTACTCAGTAATTGAGGGGACAGCAGAGCTTTTACAAAATGCCACTATTTGTGATTTAGACCATGATGGCGATTTAGACATTGCTGTTATCTCCAATACAATTGACTATGAACTACCAACTGATGAACTTCCTAATGCATCAGGTACAGCAGGCTATACATATTTGTACGAAAATGGGAATTTAGTTTACAGCTCAATGAGTAAGTCATTGTTTAAAGTAATGTGGATTCTCAAATAGCCTAAATCTCTTCATCTAAAATATCATCTGTGTTTTTGCGTTTTGCTTCTTCCTGAATGGGCCACTTACGTTTAACTGTAGAAATCAATATTAAAGGCCAAATAATCAAAATTAACAGGCTTAGTAGCATCCAGGTAATAATCTCATCCAGCCCGCACAAAAAAGCATGACAATCCAAGCTAGGATAAACTATCACTAACCAAAGTAAAAACAATACCGCTACTGCTCCAATTAGATTATAAAAGAATAAGGTAACTCCCTTTCCTGCGCCATGTTTATTTGACAATACGGCAGCATAAATCCATAGAAAAAGGACGCCGGCAACTATTAGTAAAACGAATTAGTCACCCATAAGTTTTGGTTTAAAGAATAACTAGTCTACTACTACAACCAGGTATTTTGATACCTTCCAAAACGACTTTGGATCGTTGATTTTAATAGTATGGTTTTCACCGGTAGACACTACTTCATAAGCAGAAGAAGGGTGATCCGTTACAAATTTCACTTTTTCTCCAGTGATTTGAATTGTCTTTGTTCTAGTGATGTCAATTGGCGTAAAATATTCGTCATTCATATTATCTGCCAACTCAGTACGTTTCTTCATTCCAAGAAAACCACCTTCTCTAACAATAACTCCATTTGCTTCTAACTCCTTAGTAGATCCGTAAGCATAATATGCTTTGTTTAATTCCTGTAAAGTTTGAGCAGTAATCATTGTTTGCTCTTCGTAAGCCTCTAACAATTCAACATACTCTCTATCTAAATCAGCTAACTCTACACGCAACATTTCAATTTCTTCTTCTTGCACCTGGATTTTGTCCATTAGGCTAGTGATCATGTTTTGCAATTCTTCAATTTGCAAGTTTTTGTTCTCCAAAGATTTGTTCAACTCTTTTACTTTCTTGGTGTTTTCTTCACGCAAGTAGTTGATATTTTGAATTTCTTGTAAAATCCATTGTTTACCATCTTCCTCTAACTCAATGTCATTTGATTTAAATCTGATCTCATCTTCTTTTAGATTGATCATTGCCAGATTCTGCTCAATCTCATTAAACAACATCATTGTCTCATTGATTACAGAATCTTTCTCTGCCAATTGATCTTCCAACACTCTCATTTCGGATTTTAGTCTTGCAACTTCCTCGCTATCTCCGTTTGAAGTTCCTTCAGTTCCTTCTCCTTCACCTTTGCATGATAAAATGAATACCGATAAAATTGTTAATGCTAAAATCTTTTTCATGTTGTAAATTTTGATCATCATTAATTTCTGAAAATTGTACTAATTGCGGTTTATACACCGTTTTAGCCAATTAGCAATAGGACAAAGCTAATTATTATTTAATTCAAATGTTTACTTTTGAACTAAAATCACAGGAAATGACTAAACGCTTTTTTTTATTGCTGGTATGCTTTTATTTTTCGTTGAATTCTTTAGCGATTAAAATTGACTATCAATTAGGGATGAAAACTCCCAACTCACATTATTTTCAAGTAGAAATGTACGTTTCAGACTTTAAAGCAAAGGAATTGGAGGTTAAAATGCCTGTTTGGGCTCCCGGTTCATACTTGGTAAGAGAGTTTGCTAAAAGCGTTAATCTGGTTACTGCCAAAGATGAGAACGGTAAAGACCTTGAAGTGACAAAAACCAACAAAAACACCTGGATTATTCCTACTAAAAAGGTTAAAAAAGTTACTATCAGTTATGAAGTATATGCATTTGAATTATCAGTAAGAACTAGCTTTTTGGATGATTCGCACGGATATGTAAACGGAACTTCAATGTTTATGTATGTAGCCGGAGAAAAAGATGCGAGTGGAACTTTGGCAATTAAACCTCATGCTTCATTTAGTAAAATTTCAACTGCTCTTAAAAGTGAAGGAAACAATACTTTTAGCTACGAAAACTATGATCAATTGGTAGACTGTCCTATTGAAATTGGAAATCAGGAGATTTTTACTTTTGACGCAGGTGGTGTAAAACACACAGTTGCCATGTACGGTGAAGGAAACTACCACATCCCTACCCTACAAAGAGATATGGCAAAAATCGTAGAAGCTGAAACAAAGGTTTTTGGTCAAAATCCTAACAAAGAATACTTGTTTATAGTTCACAACTTAACTGTTCCATCCGGAGGTTTAGAGCACAAAAGTTCTACCACATTAGAAGTTAACAGATGGACCTATGAAGGAAGCGCTTACTTAGGTTTTTTAAGTCTTGTAGCACATGAATACTTTCATTTATGGAATGTTAAAAGAATCAGACCAAAAGCACTTGGACCATTTGATTATGACAATGAAAACTATACAGATTTATTATGGGTAATGGAAGGTTTTACATCATACTATGATGAGTTAATTTTAAGAAGAGCCGGATTTTACTCAGAAGAGGATTACATAGGAAAATTAATAGGGACAATCAACTATGTTGAAAGTCAGCCCGGAAACAAAGTTCAGCCTGTTGCACACGCAAGTTTTGATGCTTGGATCAAAGCTTATCGCCACAATGAAAACTCGGTAAATACAACCATTTCATATTACTCAAAAGGGCAAATTTTAGCTGCTATGTTGGACCTTTATATCATCAATAAATTCAATGCAGAAAAATCATTGGACAACTTTATGCAAAAGCTTTGGAGTGATTTTTATGGTAAAGATGGTTCAGGATTTACTGAAGATGAATTTAAAAAGACCTTGGAAGATTTCTTGGGAGAAAACATGGACTGGTTCTTTGACCCTTATGTTTATGGTACAGAAACCGTAGATTATATGAAATTCTTTAACGGGGTTGGACTAAAACTGGTTCAATCTAGAGCTAAGGTAAATGCTTCATTAGGCGTTTCAACTTCAAATCAAGGAGGTAAACTAATTGTCAATACTGTTTATGCCGGTAGTGCGGCTGAACAGCAAGGAATTTCTGTAAATGATGAGATTATTGCAGTTGATGGATATCGTGTAGATCAGGAAGAATTGAGTGGAATTATTGGACGAAAAGAAGTTGGAGATCCAATAGAAGTGATTCTTTCAAGAGACAATATTATTAAGAATTATACGATTAAACTTGGAGGCAGCAATGCTACCAGGTATCAATATGATGCAGCAGTAGAAGAAAGCTACACCAAAAAATTCAACTACTGGTTGCGTGTTGATTTGAAATAAATCAAATGAACAACATCTTACCAAAATATTTGCGAAAGCTACTTTTGAAAATGGGCATTTTTATGCTCATTTTCAGTTTATGCAGATTGCTCTTTTATCTCTACAACAAAGAGTCTTTTCCTAATGTTGGCTTTAGCGATTTTTTGGCAGGAATGTGGTTTGATTTGATCACCACAAGTTTCTTATTCTATCCAATTATATTAATTGAATTATTTCCGAACAAAGACAG
It contains:
- a CDS encoding Sec-independent protein translocase subunit TatA/TatB, with the translated sequence MMLLFLNSLGTWEVFFILLVALMLFGSKGIPDVVKNLGRGMNEIRNASNEIKKDIQKSALEMRKDLELDKHLQDITNMDKLLEDKPKQVHSTPQNQESTDTDPETQSEEPKDK
- a CDS encoding calcium/sodium antiporter, which gives rise to MMYLLLILGLVTLIVGGEFLVRGAVGIAKKAQVSTLVIGMTVISFGTSAPELFVSIDAALDGNPEIAIGNVVGSNIANIALVLGITVLIFPIAAGRNSKIIDWPMMMLATILFFVFSLDLEIQTWEGIVLFGILVIFTFGLIRNSRRTMKKNKAAAEDDDEEISKVKDKIGISLLFTLGGLVGLYFGAEWLVEGAIKIAESFGMEKRVIAVTVVAFGTSVPELVTSAVAAFKKETDISVGNLIGSNIFNIMAVIGITSIVKPIGVEAETINFDMWWVLGIALALLPMMIIGKKIGRLKGAILLSSYVVYISLLVMSIN
- a CDS encoding M61 family metallopeptidase, whose amino-acid sequence is MTKRFFLLLVCFYFSLNSLAIKIDYQLGMKTPNSHYFQVEMYVSDFKAKELEVKMPVWAPGSYLVREFAKSVNLVTAKDENGKDLEVTKTNKNTWIIPTKKVKKVTISYEVYAFELSVRTSFLDDSHGYVNGTSMFMYVAGEKDASGTLAIKPHASFSKISTALKSEGNNTFSYENYDQLVDCPIEIGNQEIFTFDAGGVKHTVAMYGEGNYHIPTLQRDMAKIVEAETKVFGQNPNKEYLFIVHNLTVPSGGLEHKSSTTLEVNRWTYEGSAYLGFLSLVAHEYFHLWNVKRIRPKALGPFDYDNENYTDLLWVMEGFTSYYDELILRRAGFYSEEDYIGKLIGTINYVESQPGNKVQPVAHASFDAWIKAYRHNENSVNTTISYYSKGQILAAMLDLYIINKFNAEKSLDNFMQKLWSDFYGKDGSGFTEDEFKKTLEDFLGENMDWFFDPYVYGTETVDYMKFFNGVGLKLVQSRAKVNASLGVSTSNQGGKLIVNTVYAGSAAEQQGISVNDEIIAVDGYRVDQEELSGIIGRKEVGDPIEVILSRDNIIKNYTIKLGGSNATRYQYDAAVEESYTKKFNYWLRVDLK